From a region of the Rubidibacter lacunae KORDI 51-2 genome:
- a CDS encoding UDP-glucose dehydrogenase family protein, which translates to MRVCVIGTGYVGLVTGVCLSHLGHDVICVDNNEEKVKLMQSGQTPIFEPGLSELMHSSMESSRLHFTTDLGKGVSHGEILFIAVGTPPLPTGESDTRYVEAVAKGIGEHLNGGYKVIVNKSTVPIGSGDWVRMIVLDGVAERQQVKVTASSSREEISAAFDVVSNPEFLREGSAVYDTFNPDRIVLGGNSDRAIAMMTELYEPLIQRQAAEDKSLPPVPLVVTDLSSAEMIKYAANAFLATKISFINEVANICDRVGADVTQVARGIGLDSRIGNKFLQAGIGWGGSCFPKDVSALVHTADDYNYEAQLLKSTIEVNRRQRLSAVEKLQQELKILKGKTVGLLGLTFKPNTDDMRDAPALDIIAQLSRLGAKVKAYDPIVAQSGMRHGLSDVIVETDPERLADGCDALVLVTDWKEFADLDFAKMASLMNNPVAIDGRNFLNRDKLESAGFRYIGIGR; encoded by the coding sequence ATGCGTGTTTGTGTGATTGGAACCGGATACGTCGGTTTGGTAACGGGCGTTTGTCTGTCGCACCTCGGACACGATGTGATCTGCGTGGACAACAACGAAGAGAAGGTGAAGTTGATGCAGTCCGGGCAGACACCAATCTTCGAGCCGGGACTGTCCGAGTTAATGCATTCTTCCATGGAATCGAGTCGACTGCACTTCACAACCGACCTCGGCAAAGGCGTCAGTCACGGCGAGATACTGTTTATTGCTGTGGGTACGCCCCCTTTACCCACGGGCGAGAGCGACACTCGCTACGTTGAAGCGGTTGCGAAGGGTATCGGCGAGCATCTCAACGGCGGCTATAAAGTCATCGTCAACAAATCCACCGTTCCGATCGGCTCCGGTGACTGGGTACGCATGATCGTCCTCGACGGCGTGGCAGAGCGCCAGCAGGTCAAGGTAACCGCCAGCAGCAGCAGGGAGGAAATTTCGGCTGCCTTCGACGTGGTCAGCAACCCCGAGTTCTTGCGCGAAGGCTCGGCCGTTTACGACACCTTCAACCCCGATCGCATCGTGCTCGGCGGCAACAGCGACCGCGCGATTGCGATGATGACGGAACTTTACGAGCCGCTGATCCAGCGCCAGGCTGCTGAAGACAAATCCCTGCCCCCCGTACCCCTAGTCGTCACGGACCTCAGCTCTGCCGAGATGATTAAATATGCTGCTAATGCGTTTTTGGCAACCAAGATCAGCTTCATCAACGAAGTGGCTAATATCTGCGATCGCGTCGGCGCAGATGTCACTCAAGTCGCGCGCGGTATCGGGCTCGACTCGCGGATCGGCAACAAGTTCTTGCAAGCGGGCATCGGCTGGGGTGGTTCTTGCTTCCCGAAGGATGTGTCGGCATTGGTTCATACCGCCGACGACTACAACTACGAAGCGCAGTTGCTCAAGTCTACGATTGAAGTCAACCGCCGCCAGCGCCTGAGTGCCGTGGAAAAGCTTCAGCAGGAGCTGAAAATCCTCAAGGGCAAAACCGTCGGCTTGTTGGGACTGACCTTCAAACCCAACACCGACGACATGCGCGATGCGCCTGCCCTCGACATCATCGCGCAGCTCAGCCGCCTGGGAGCCAAAGTCAAAGCCTACGACCCGATCGTCGCCCAATCTGGAATGCGTCACGGGCTCTCGGACGTGATCGTCGAGACCGATCCCGAGCGCCTGGCTGACGGCTGTGACGCGCTCGTGCTGGTAACGGACTGGAAGGAGTTTGCCGACCTCGACTTCGCCAAAATGGCATCGTTGATGAACAATCCCGTGGCGATCGACGGGCGTAATTTCCTCAACCGCGATAAGCTCGAGTCCGCTGGGTTCCGCTACATCGGCATCGGTCGCTAG
- a CDS encoding UDP-glucuronic acid decarboxylase family protein: MRILVTGGAGFIGSHLIDRLMEQGHEVICLDNYYTGRKSNLLSWLGNPDFEIVRHDITEPISLEVDQIYHLACPASPVHYQFNPVKTIKTNVIGTLNMLGLAKRVKARFLLASTSEVYGDPEVHPQPEDYRGNVNPIGIRACYDEGKRVAETLSFDYHRDNGVDIRVARIFNTYGPRMLENDGRVVSNFVVQALRGKPLTVYGDGLQTRSFCYVSDLVDGLMRLMNGEHSGPINLGNPGEYTILQLAETIRDMVAPGTEIAFKPLPQDDPRKRRPDITRARSLLGWEPTVPLEDGLERLIDDFRTRLGDALVGSTQTAQ; the protein is encoded by the coding sequence GGGTTTATCGGCTCCCACCTGATCGATCGCTTGATGGAGCAAGGGCACGAAGTGATCTGCTTGGACAACTATTACACGGGTCGAAAGAGTAACCTCTTATCCTGGCTCGGGAACCCCGATTTCGAGATCGTTCGCCACGACATCACCGAGCCCATTAGTCTTGAGGTCGACCAAATCTATCACCTCGCCTGTCCGGCCTCACCCGTTCACTACCAATTCAATCCCGTCAAGACGATCAAAACCAACGTCATCGGCACGTTGAACATGCTAGGCCTGGCCAAGCGCGTCAAAGCACGCTTCCTGCTGGCTTCTACATCGGAGGTGTACGGCGACCCGGAAGTCCATCCGCAACCGGAGGACTATCGCGGTAACGTCAACCCGATCGGCATCCGCGCCTGCTATGACGAGGGCAAGCGCGTTGCCGAAACCCTATCCTTCGACTACCACCGCGATAACGGCGTCGATATCCGCGTTGCGCGTATCTTCAACACCTACGGTCCGCGCATGCTTGAAAATGACGGGCGCGTCGTCAGCAACTTCGTCGTGCAAGCCCTGCGTGGAAAGCCGCTGACCGTCTACGGTGATGGTTTGCAAACCCGCAGCTTCTGCTACGTCTCGGATTTGGTAGATGGGTTGATGCGTCTGATGAACGGCGAGCACAGCGGGCCGATCAACCTCGGCAATCCAGGCGAATACACGATTCTGCAGCTGGCCGAGACCATCCGCGACATGGTTGCTCCCGGCACCGAAATCGCCTTCAAGCCCCTGCCCCAGGACGACCCCCGCAAGCGCCGCCCCGACATCACGCGCGCGCGATCGTTATTGGGTTGGGAACCTACCGTCCCGCTTGAGGACGGACTCGAACGGCTGATCGACGACTTTCGCACGCGCCTTGGGGATGCATTAGTTGGCTCGACCCAGACGGCACAATGA